Proteins found in one Hevea brasiliensis isolate MT/VB/25A 57/8 chromosome 18, ASM3005281v1, whole genome shotgun sequence genomic segment:
- the LOC131175841 gene encoding uncharacterized protein LOC131175841, which yields MRDYAFLKVFPMKGIMRFGNKGKLAPRYIRPFEITDRVGAIAYQLELPPNLSHFHPIFHISILRKYIPHHSHVLQPKTVKLNENLTFEEQPAAIVDYQMRLLWSRQIPIVKVLWRSQSVEEYT from the coding sequence atgcgtGACTATGCATTCTTGAAGGTTTTTCCTATGAaagggattatgagatttggaaacaaAGGCAAGTTGGCACCCCGTTACATAAGACCTTTTGAGATCACAGATAGAGTGGGAGCAATTGCCTATcagttggagttaccaccaaATCTTTCTCATTTCCACCCAATATTCCACATTTCTATACTTAGGAAGTATATTCCCCATCATTCTCATGTGCTGCAACCAAAGACAGTGAAGCTAAATGAGAATTTAACTTTTGAGGAGCAACCAGCagccatagtagactatcagatgagactACTTTGGTCAAGACAGATCCCCATAGTTAAAGTCCTATGGAGGAGTCAATCTGTGGAGGAATACACTTGA